A single Candidatus Thalassolituus haligoni DNA region contains:
- a CDS encoding MerR family DNA-binding protein translates to MRVKELAKELCVSAETVRFYTRKGYLSPTKSPGNGYKEYGARDQARMRFILSARALGFTVADIGEILAVADKKSTPCPVVRLLIEQRLLETEAQFSETKKLRDRMRHAVREWNGLPDAEPTGHMICHLIEIFSPNNTRGLNDE, encoded by the coding sequence ATGCGAGTCAAAGAGTTAGCCAAAGAGCTTTGCGTCAGTGCAGAAACCGTTAGGTTTTATACCCGTAAAGGCTACTTGTCACCCACTAAGAGTCCCGGTAATGGCTATAAGGAATATGGTGCGAGAGACCAGGCTCGCATGCGTTTTATTCTCAGTGCGAGGGCACTTGGGTTTACGGTGGCAGATATTGGTGAAATTTTAGCGGTGGCGGACAAAAAGAGCACGCCGTGTCCTGTTGTGAGGTTGTTGATCGAGCAGCGTTTATTGGAAACTGAGGCACAATTTTCGGAAACCAAGAAATTGCGGGATCGAATGCGCCACGCGGTGCGTGAATGGAACGGACTACCTGATGCCGAACCCACGGGGCATATGATTTGCCACTTAATCGAAATTTTTTCACCTAATAACACGCGAGGATTAAACGATGAGTGA
- a CDS encoding cytochrome c: protein MKSFSKILQKSPLYISGFVWLAFNVAWANAESQPINGAEVFNNNCTRCHNARSLDEFSLEEWAVIMPHMREKAHLTGKETDAVMQFVALVKNDIGESNTFQNNQPTLSGKALFTKYSCQGCHSIKGKGGSVGPALDSIVGSKSEEFFIQKLKNPQFNNPSSPMPKMPLNGAEIDALLDYLKNL, encoded by the coding sequence ATGAAATCATTTTCAAAAATATTACAAAAATCACCACTATACATTTCTGGATTCGTGTGGCTGGCGTTTAACGTAGCGTGGGCGAACGCAGAATCACAGCCCATAAACGGTGCGGAGGTGTTCAACAACAACTGCACGCGTTGCCACAATGCGCGTTCACTGGATGAGTTTTCTCTCGAAGAGTGGGCCGTGATCATGCCGCACATGCGTGAAAAGGCACATTTAACGGGTAAAGAAACGGATGCCGTGATGCAGTTTGTTGCATTGGTTAAAAATGATATTGGCGAAAGTAATACCTTTCAAAACAACCAACCAACCTTAAGCGGGAAAGCATTATTTACAAAATACAGTTGTCAGGGTTGTCACAGTATAAAAGGTAAAGGCGGTAGCGTTGGTCCAGCTTTAGATTCAATTGTTGGCAGCAAGAGTGAGGAATTTTTTATCCAAAAACTCAAAAACCCCCAATTCAATAATCCTTCGTCGCCCATGCCAAAAATGCCGTTGAATGGCGCAGAAATCGATGCGTTGTTGGATTATCTAAAAAACCTATAA
- a CDS encoding porin: MPIFLFSLSDKIHVEAETEISLNAEGETEVELEYADLHYFLTDTTTLTAGKFLVPFGQFGPNIHPSWINRSPWTPGIYGSHGSSQAMEALLPILSDVGVAIQQTFVIGNHQKIFVDLYSTNGPGIEADEHEEDLAEEATEEDGHAELPELAFEAGSGDNNKNKAFGGRVAYAMLPGIEVGTSYYSATYDDDEILDFTAQGFDVNLIGSHYLVRGEYIETQTDGLEEEEGETEIHTFKRDGWYLQSTLQTGKIWSSLAGTELVLEYAETNKLAEASRWMVGVNYWLDARAVIKIAYDDTDVEEGEDDQRLAIQLSYGF, from the coding sequence GTGCCGATATTTTTATTTAGTCTAAGTGACAAGATTCATGTCGAAGCTGAAACGGAGATCAGTCTAAATGCAGAAGGCGAAACCGAAGTTGAACTGGAATACGCCGATTTGCATTATTTTCTTACTGATACCACCACGCTTACGGCCGGTAAGTTTTTGGTTCCTTTTGGTCAATTCGGGCCAAACATTCACCCCAGTTGGATCAATCGTTCCCCTTGGACGCCAGGAATTTATGGCTCTCACGGTAGTAGCCAGGCAATGGAAGCATTGCTGCCCATTTTGAGTGATGTTGGGGTTGCCATTCAGCAAACCTTTGTTATAGGTAATCATCAAAAAATCTTTGTCGATTTATACAGCACCAATGGTCCAGGAATAGAAGCGGATGAGCATGAGGAAGATCTCGCAGAAGAAGCTACGGAAGAAGATGGACATGCAGAGCTTCCAGAGCTTGCGTTCGAAGCTGGTAGTGGTGACAACAATAAAAATAAGGCGTTTGGTGGACGCGTGGCTTATGCCATGTTGCCGGGTATTGAGGTCGGCACTTCCTATTACAGCGCCACGTATGATGACGATGAAATCTTAGATTTTACGGCCCAAGGATTTGATGTAAATCTGATTGGATCACATTATTTGGTGCGTGGTGAGTATATCGAAACTCAAACGGATGGTCTTGAGGAAGAGGAAGGCGAGACTGAGATCCACACCTTTAAACGAGATGGTTGGTATCTACAAAGTACTCTGCAAACAGGAAAGATTTGGTCATCGTTAGCGGGAACTGAATTGGTTCTCGAATACGCAGAAACCAATAAATTGGCAGAAGCCAGCCGATGGATGGTGGGCGTTAATTATTGGTTAGATGCCCGCGCGGTTATCAAGATCGCTTATGACGACACCGATGTGGAAGAGGGTGAAGATGATCAGCGCCTTGCCATTCAATTAAGTTACGGCTTCTAG
- a CDS encoding cytochrome c, protein MKIIKYTAIISFAIFIGGVGFIYSGIYPMGADVPHNKLTYWVLETLREQSIARAAKNVVVPANLDDPDRLLAGGADYNDMCSSCHLKPGKMRSDFSEGLYPMPPNLSMQNDEHGHAHELSDEKAAARQFWIIKHGIKASGMPAWGLGHDDNRIWSMVAFLQRLPDLSTEQYQIITAREQSEK, encoded by the coding sequence ATGAAAATCATTAAATACACTGCAATAATTTCCTTTGCTATTTTTATTGGCGGTGTTGGATTTATATATTCGGGAATTTATCCAATGGGGGCAGATGTTCCGCACAATAAATTAACCTATTGGGTGCTGGAAACTTTACGAGAGCAGTCTATAGCTAGAGCGGCAAAAAATGTAGTTGTGCCAGCCAATTTGGATGATCCAGATCGTTTACTGGCTGGTGGTGCTGACTATAATGATATGTGTTCGAGCTGCCATTTGAAGCCAGGGAAAATGCGATCTGATTTCAGTGAGGGCTTGTATCCAATGCCGCCAAATTTAAGCATGCAAAATGACGAACATGGTCATGCGCATGAACTGAGTGACGAAAAAGCAGCGGCGCGTCAATTTTGGATAATTAAGCATGGTATCAAGGCGTCAGGAATGCCTGCTTGGGGGCTAGGCCATGATGATAATCGGATTTGGTCAATGGTGGCATTTCTTCAGCGCTTACCTGATCTAAGTACAGAGCAATACCAAATAATTACCGCACGAGAACAAAGTGAAAAATGA
- a CDS encoding copper resistance protein B: MKIEQIIKTAFAVGALTLISPLLQAQEHSGHGTMNQEKVTEEKMDHKKMGHESELETEMLETSKPHLSGNSGSMDNDTNMGANVSDLRDPHAYSGGYTLTEGPYVQSGPRQLKLADEHVFKSFLANRFEYDSDSEISLYDVQAWVGTTYDRLVVKAEGDINKGTLKESQTDILWSHAISTFWDTQIGVRVDSAEEGESRQWLAVGVQGLAPYWFELDVAGYVDVDGRTALAVEVEYELMLTQRLILQPRAEITGYGKDDEFNGVGQGLSSSAFGVRLRYEFSRQFAPYVGVERTKMFGNTADFARSAGETSSETRYVAGLRFWF; encoded by the coding sequence ATGAAAATTGAACAAATTATTAAAACAGCTTTTGCAGTTGGTGCGTTAACGCTTATAAGTCCGTTACTTCAGGCTCAAGAACATTCTGGTCATGGAACGATGAACCAGGAAAAAGTGACCGAAGAAAAAATGGACCACAAAAAAATGGGCCATGAAAGCGAGCTTGAGACTGAAATGCTAGAGACGTCCAAACCTCATTTAAGTGGAAATTCCGGATCAATGGATAACGACACAAATATGGGAGCAAATGTATCTGATCTTCGTGATCCGCATGCCTACTCTGGCGGATATACCCTTACCGAAGGGCCATATGTGCAAAGCGGGCCGCGACAATTAAAACTTGCTGATGAGCATGTCTTTAAATCGTTTCTCGCCAATCGCTTTGAATACGATAGTGACAGTGAAATAAGTCTTTATGATGTGCAAGCTTGGGTTGGCACGACTTACGATCGATTGGTTGTTAAGGCTGAAGGCGATATTAACAAGGGCACGCTCAAAGAAAGTCAAACCGATATTCTTTGGAGTCATGCTATATCCACTTTTTGGGACACCCAAATAGGCGTTCGAGTTGACAGTGCTGAAGAGGGCGAGTCCAGACAATGGCTGGCCGTGGGAGTACAAGGTTTAGCGCCTTATTGGTTTGAGTTGGATGTGGCGGGCTACGTTGATGTTGATGGTAGAACCGCGCTCGCTGTAGAGGTCGAATACGAGTTGATGCTTACACAGCGACTGATACTGCAGCCTCGCGCTGAAATAACCGGCTACGGTAAAGACGATGAATTCAACGGTGTTGGACAAGGCCTTTCTTCATCAGCATTCGGTGTGCGGTTGCGTTATGAATTTTCTCGACAGTTTGCACCGTATGTCGGCGTTGAACGAACAAAAATGTTTGGCAACACAGCCGACTTTGCGCGTTCTGCTGGTGAGACAAGCTCTGAAACACGTTATGTCGCGGGCTTGCGTTTTTGGTTTTAA
- a CDS encoding copper resistance system multicopper oxidase produces MSDSDMTNLMLPRRRFVKGLALGGVLATMPSVLRAGQLSPHTRLGSAPVLQGSEINLVVGQSPVNFTGVTRLATTINGSIPAPTIRLREGDDVTIRVTNRLSVPTSIHWHGIILPFQMDGVPGISFRGIAPGETFVYRFTLQQSGTYWYHSHSGFQEMTGMYGALIIEPREKEVIQSDQDYVVQLSDWTDEDPMRVFSKLKIQGDVYNFNQPTVIDFLRDASNGGIKDAMQKRRMWNQMRMNPTDLADLSASTLTYLMNGTTPAGNWTGLFKKGERIRLRFINAASNSFYDVRIPGLAMTVVQADGQNVEPVSVDEFRFGPGETYDVLVEPKDDAYTVFAQSMDRTGYARGTLATERGLSAEIPDLDPVEWLEMKDMMGSMSHGDDGAAMDHAAMGHSMPGMNHGGMAMDHSVHSTHQNPLAMPSQTVRHASTEFGPSVDMRVDMPRTSLDDPGVGLRNNGRRVLTLSDLRSRDGILDSGIPEREIELHLTGNMERYSWSFDGLEFGKSTPVHLKHRQRVRVILQNDTMMTHPMHLHGMWSDLENDKGEPLVRRHTIPVQPAQRIGFVTTPHDLGRWAWHCHLLFHMDAGMFREVVVS; encoded by the coding sequence ATGAGTGATTCCGATATGACCAATCTTATGTTGCCACGCCGACGCTTTGTTAAGGGGCTAGCGCTTGGTGGCGTTCTGGCGACAATGCCAAGTGTTTTGAGGGCTGGGCAGTTGTCTCCCCATACTCGCTTAGGCTCCGCACCTGTATTGCAAGGTTCAGAGATAAATTTAGTGGTTGGGCAGTCGCCGGTGAATTTCACGGGTGTGACTCGTCTAGCCACTACAATTAATGGGTCAATTCCTGCGCCAACGATCCGTCTGCGTGAAGGGGATGACGTCACGATTCGCGTAACAAACCGACTATCAGTGCCTACATCGATTCACTGGCATGGGATTATTCTTCCGTTTCAGATGGATGGCGTTCCGGGCATCAGTTTTAGAGGTATTGCGCCGGGTGAAACGTTTGTCTATCGGTTCACGCTCCAGCAAAGTGGTACATATTGGTATCACTCTCATAGTGGGTTCCAGGAGATGACAGGGATGTATGGTGCCCTGATTATTGAGCCCCGTGAAAAAGAAGTCATTCAATCAGACCAGGATTATGTGGTGCAGCTATCCGACTGGACTGATGAGGACCCGATGCGTGTCTTCAGTAAATTGAAAATCCAGGGTGACGTTTATAATTTCAACCAGCCAACGGTTATAGATTTTCTACGTGACGCTTCAAATGGCGGCATAAAAGACGCCATGCAAAAGCGACGGATGTGGAACCAAATGCGTATGAATCCTACGGATTTGGCCGACCTATCCGCATCAACACTGACGTATCTGATGAATGGCACCACACCTGCCGGAAATTGGACCGGTCTGTTCAAGAAGGGCGAGCGAATTCGGCTGCGGTTTATTAACGCCGCGAGCAACAGCTTTTACGATGTCCGTATTCCAGGGTTGGCAATGACGGTTGTGCAAGCAGATGGGCAAAATGTCGAACCTGTCAGCGTTGACGAATTTCGTTTTGGTCCCGGTGAAACTTACGATGTTTTGGTGGAGCCTAAAGACGATGCGTATACGGTTTTTGCACAGAGCATGGATAGAACAGGGTATGCGCGTGGAACATTAGCGACCGAGCGAGGCCTTAGCGCAGAAATTCCAGACCTCGACCCCGTTGAGTGGCTTGAGATGAAGGATATGATGGGTTCGATGTCTCACGGTGATGACGGCGCTGCGATGGATCACGCGGCGATGGGTCATTCCATGCCGGGTATGAATCACGGTGGCATGGCGATGGACCACAGCGTTCATTCCACACATCAAAACCCTTTAGCAATGCCCTCACAAACCGTGCGTCATGCCAGCACGGAATTTGGTCCTTCTGTCGATATGCGTGTGGATATGCCTCGCACCAGCCTCGACGATCCGGGCGTTGGTTTACGTAATAATGGTCGGCGAGTGCTGACGCTATCCGACCTGAGATCGCGAGATGGCATTCTTGATAGTGGCATACCCGAGCGTGAAATCGAACTGCATCTCACCGGTAATATGGAGCGCTATAGCTGGTCCTTTGACGGCTTAGAGTTCGGCAAAAGCACGCCGGTGCATCTGAAGCACCGTCAACGCGTGCGCGTCATTTTGCAAAACGACACCATGATGACCCACCCAATGCATTTGCACGGAATGTGGAGTGATCTGGAAAACGATAAAGGTGAGCCGCTGGTTCGCAGACACACGATTCCTGTTCAGCCAGCTCAGAGGATAGGCTTCGTAACGACACCGCACGATCTCGGGCGTTGGGCATGGCACTGTCACCTACTTTTTCATATGGATGCAGGCATGTTCCGCGAAGTGGTGGTGTCATGA
- a CDS encoding heavy metal response regulator transcription factor, translating to MRLLIVEDEQKTGDYLKQGLSEAGFLVSLARTGLDGHHLAMTEEFDLLILDVMLPDVDGWRILQSIRESGQKTPVLFLSARDNVDDRVKGLELGADDYLVKPFAFAEVLARVRTLLRRGQAPAIVDQLQIGDLILDIPRRRVTRQGKKVNLSHKEFCLLELLVRRQGEVLTRSLIASQVWDMNFDSDTNVIDVAIRRLRKKVDEGFDVKLIHTIRGMGYTLDLERNDD from the coding sequence ATGCGACTTTTAATAGTAGAAGATGAACAAAAGACCGGCGATTATCTGAAACAAGGATTGAGTGAAGCTGGGTTCCTCGTGTCGCTTGCGAGAACTGGACTCGATGGACACCATTTAGCCATGACAGAAGAATTCGACCTTTTGATTCTTGATGTCATGCTTCCCGACGTGGATGGTTGGCGTATTCTTCAGTCAATACGCGAATCGGGGCAAAAGACACCCGTGCTTTTTCTGTCAGCCCGAGACAATGTCGACGACCGAGTTAAAGGATTAGAGCTTGGCGCAGATGACTATTTGGTTAAACCCTTTGCGTTTGCAGAAGTATTAGCGAGAGTTCGTACACTGTTGCGTCGAGGTCAAGCTCCTGCAATAGTGGATCAGCTTCAAATTGGCGATTTAATACTGGATATTCCTCGACGACGCGTCACACGACAAGGAAAGAAAGTTAACCTAAGCCACAAAGAGTTTTGCTTGCTGGAATTATTGGTTCGCCGACAAGGTGAAGTACTCACCCGCTCACTCATCGCTTCCCAAGTGTGGGATATGAACTTTGATAGTGACACTAACGTCATTGATGTCGCCATTCGCCGCTTACGCAAGAAAGTGGACGAAGGTTTTGACGTTAAGCTCATCCATACCATAAGAGGAATGGGCTACACCCTAGACTTGGAACGCAATGATGATTAG